The nucleotide sequence GTTTTTTGTCTGCATAAAACATCGATCAGAGGAAgaacaaaatacaataaaagAACACTATATAAACAAAAACCCATCCATCTATCAAatatttcaggaaaaaaaatcagcatTTGCTATCATCTCTAAAAACCTAAACCAACAACAgaaggaaggaagaaaaagggaaaaaaacgaaaagaaaaggaaaaaaaaaaatcaaaaaacaagcAGAGCATCAAAACCCATTTAGCCACAAAGCAGAAAATGAGTTTGCCAATTAAAAGACGACAAAAAATGGCTGAAATGGGGTCTGACCAGGTGGTTTTGAGAAATGCAGATCTCTTCAGATGATTTCAGCTTCATCAACAATTCTGACACAAAATCCTGCTTGGATGTAAgcctttagaaacaaaaaatagtgtCTATATATgaagaagagatgaagaaaaagagagagcaAGTTGGCATAACGATATTTTGGGGGCCTGTGGTCAGGGATGGGTAGAGAAAAATCTGAACACCCATGTTAAGATTATCCTTATATAGCCCTCAGAGAGAGATAGACAAGAGGTTTGCGAGAAGCTTCAGTCTATAAAGGACACAGCCCTTTCCATGCAAGTGTTGGGTGACACCAAAGATGCCTTCAAAATATAACATTATTCAAACCATTGAGCCTTCCTACAACTATAAGCATTAGCAAGACTCCATAAATATATTCTTCGATCAATTAATGTGGTCTTAACTTTTTAAGCTTGAGTCCGCTATGATACGGAATTGATACCTTTTGAATGGCAAGACGAATCAAAATATATCTCGtatattttatatctaatttatattttattattttgtatcttaatcttatttatttgtatataattccATCTTCTTGTACTTCAATAATTCCATGTTAAGATAATCCTTATCTATCATGTTATAAGAGAAGGATTTTGAGAGAAAGCGAAAGTTTAGCAACGACAAAATGTACTTCCTTGGGGCATTTGTCTCcctattatataatatgagaaacaatttattttaaatatattctttatCATCTTATTTCTTTGCACTCTATTTAGCTCTCTTTCATAAATGCTTTATAGTTTTTGAGTAATACTTCTCTCTTTCTTATCTTTCCATAGGTTTGAATAGTACTTCGTTATTCCTTATctttcttgatttgtaaggctAGTATGATTCCACTTTTGTGAAGCTATTGTATGATTATAAATAATAGATTTTGTATAGAATATACTTTCAAGCATATTCATATTCCGATACATGCTATTGAAGACATTCATATTCTGATTTGTACTATTGATAGCATTTATATTTTGATGTTGTGAGATATTTCAGATATTCATATCCATCGATTCTTTCAAATaatgcatatatttttcatttatttatttatttatttttattaatttatatagaTACATTTCTTGTTTCCTACttttgttggatatgattataAATCTAATGCAttctttttttgtcttaaaGCATGATGTTAATTGAATTTCCCAAACAATTAAGCTTTGGAAAGAGTACAAGTTTCATAGTAGGAATTTTTGGCCTTACTTTAAATATCTCATTTCAATGTTCACACTCGATTGGATTGTGACATGTTATAATCAAGAGTATACGTTCGAGGAGTGCAATAAATGTGAATTCATgaaataaactatttttgttgtaaaatgTTTAGTTCAATTtcacatttaaattttaagtcacATCAATCCGCTTTTTACTTATGCAAAAATCAATAGGCaaggtttgtttgtttttaaaaattacttttagaaaacagatttgagaacaatttttaaaaatagttttaagaaacaaaatagtTTAAGAATTTAATTAGGATTATAGTTTTCtcaaattattcttcatattttttattgtttcaaaatattcttcatattttaattgttttaaaatattctttacaTTTTTAGTTATATGGCATAATATTATAGtattatttttggaaacattatatgaaaaatacctgaaaatgttttttttttttaacaaattatttaaaaattgttttaagaataattttcaaatatatcttAATGATACAAGACTATTATAGGTTTTATCTTTAACTAATTAgtgtataaaatttaaattattttttaaaagtttttattttataattatttttatatgagagTGTGAaaatacacattttttttttataaaaaaaggaataaaaaatagaaataaacatACTTCAATTAGTTACATAACTAAtgttaaactaaaatcaattaaaattaagtcAGCAATAAGAATGTTGAtatgattatattaaaaaaaagttgaagaattttatttgaaaatataagtttgattttattataattaagatGACATAATATTCATTTAGATTCCATAAGCACATGCAATgcacatgattttttattttttattttttttatctaatttaaactttcctttttcattttcttgcacaACACTCTAACTTacaatgttgttttttttggcACTTTGTTTTaaaggtaaataaataaaaaaattatcaaccaCTACAAAAAGTATTGTAGATAACAATGATCCAtgaaataaacatatttttattattttcataacaattattgataatttattaatctTCATAGAATTGATGAATTTAGctaaatactaaaaatgaatttaaataacTAACAATTAGaataatagaataattaaaaattttaactaaaatttaagtaattttgagacttcaacaaaataaaatacatcAGTGTTTCtcatatgtaaataaaataaaattccaataCATGTCATTGAGTTTTTTAAGAATCTATTACTAGATAACACTATGTCcacttttcactttttattatcgatataataataaaatatttatttaagttCACTAAGCACGTGCAACGCAcatatgatttaaatttatttcatttcattttttttgtaaatcatGGTATAGTTGAAAAGTTGAAATCAAAGTTAACTAATAAAAGATGAGTAATactgaataattttttatgatagacACTCTAACAAAACACAATGTATGaatatccttaattttataataaaaaataataccattgtttattgaatattatttattaaaagtacaatgttaaaaataatttatatatatagttttgttaTGTACTAGAATatagtttgaaatatttaattagaagttaattaaaaaagaatagcGATAATGactattcataaaaatattatgataaaataatataaatgattttttttttattttgtaaaaatcatgacatttcattttatttgctaaaaatttcaaataaataattgttattataaatttttttatgagaataaTAGTGAAATGATCTTCAGATTTTTAAATCCAAACATTaaacataataattaatataataaaaacataactaatattaataaacgattttttaaatttataatactcTCCACTAaagtataaaatataatatttataataaaaaaattaaaatagatttataaaaacaattagttAAAATAGcgacattttcttttctttttttcatgtgCAAGTGTGAATTGcagataatttttaaatttaaataattttctttgtaaATACTATGATTAGAAAACTTAAAATAGAagttaattattaaattaaaaaacaagtgaagcttaaaatagaaattaattattattaaaaaggaGTGATGTAGAATGATTTGTCATCATATATGTTTTAACAAacccaataaataaattaccttagttatataaaaaaaaatcatttaatgtatcattttatcaaataatacgacataaaatgaattaataccctaatttaatttttttttctttagaattaatagattaaaaggatgaaataattttcatattttttatagtttttcttaaagagtattttattttttatattattttaagtatttatatatagattttcataggaaaagaataaagaaaatttcGAAATTGAATTTTCAACGGTCATAATTTGGGTAGGAGGAGAACAGATCCGGTTTGATTGGCCGGCTACCTTCACAGCTAAGAGTCACGAACATCAACCACcctagaagggaaaaaaaaaaaaaaaaaaaaaaaaaagaaaaacattgtaGGTGACCCACATTCACGCGGCTTGAGGCATTATGAGTTGCACGTGGGAAAATGAAAGATACCAATATCCTGCGTCATTGTCACTCACTTTTCCATTTTAGAAACCATCGCAGCCGTACGTGTGTACCCCACtcatagggaaaaaaaaaaaaaaagatcttctttcttataaacaaaaaataatcaaaactttTTGGATTTAAGTGGGGGTTGGGAAAATAGAGACCTTAATTCAAGGCACAGCATTTATTGGAAATCTTAACTACCAAATCAATCATTCTCAACCAGATAGGATTATTATAATATaccacataaataaataaataccacaTTTGGCTATTAAATAATGGCCGCAACTTTGGCTTTCAGCAACGTTTGGGAAGACCTCCAACCCCACTGTGGGCCCCTTGGGGCCGTCTGCCCACGAGGCTGATTTTAGCTTCTATGGCTTTTATGACCGATGATTCGatcaaataaatgttttttttttttaaaaaaaacaaaattagttacggtccaaatttttttttatttttttatttttttaaatgtctacCAAATGTTAGGGATGATTTAAGAGTGATTTTGATTGAAGCGAATTTAGTTTATAGcaaatttatgtaatatttttattgtctatgtttttaaaattatttatactttattttattataaatttgcatataaataagtgaaataagttcgaagttaatttaaatatatattttttttcttatacttttgctctctatttttatttttttttaacattttcccttaaactttttaaaaactaaatataatctTAATGTTTGTTTTCTACTattaaaatgagtaaatatcagtaatttgtatataaaatataaaaaattttaaagacttgttttgaaaaatgtaataatattaaaattatttgaaattttgaggtattataaatttatttaaaatatatatatatataataaatctaTACTTTTTATAGAAGATTTTAAAGAGaagtttttatttgttatttttaaaaatataaaatgtatccaaatatatattttgcatttgaatataattttgaaaaattgtctACCTAGTGATTGGCTAGGAATTAAATAGGATGATTAGCTAGATTTCTAAAACATTGGCTAACATCTAATTTTTACGgggaaagtattaaggaaagggaaaaaaaatataaaagaaaataattttttcatgtttgatttcattgtaaaaaatatatatataaaaataaaatataattaaaattagttagaaatttatatattttaaaatcatttaatttatatataatggaGGAAAGTAagtttaatgaatttaaaaaaatatataaaaataatttattgactttgaatctgttttcactttttcaaaaatcattctcaaaccaagtttaaaaattatttcaatttaatgcttaaaatttatcaaacttCTAATTTTGTAAAGAAATTGCTCCTAAAGTATTATAAAAACATCTCTAATTCTCTAGGAGTCATTGATGAAgatacataaaagaaaaatgttggaATTGTGGGACACCCATGCTAAAAATAAGGCAAAGTTGATGAGAGGAGGAATGGCCCATATATGgatatatatatggatatgaGGAAAAGGGCGGGCATGACTCCCCATAAGGTTGGAGGAATGGCCCTTGGAAAAGATAAGGTTGCAATAAACACCATTTGTTTTGAGTCATAGGAAACAACACAATGCCAAGTGGAAATGGGGTCGTGGAATGATTGTGGCCATTGCCCGCTGCTTCCATCTCAGGATTATGAATATGTATTGCACGTGACCCAATTGCTATGGCCTTTTCATTAagttttggtttggtttggctTGGGTCAGGGACGATCCAAGTGTTTCAATGGGCCCAGATTCAACCACTAGCCCGTTTACTTTTCAACCCAAACCAACAAGTTGTTGCCTCTGGCCCTCTTGGCGAATTCTGCATTTCCAACGGTCCGATCAAAACCCTAATCAATGGCCGGGAATGCATCGTCTTCTCTCACCCTTGTCTTCCTCATCATCCTGATCGCCGCTCCGACACCCTCCGGCTCGTTCTTTCCGTCGCAGTACCGAACCCTAGTGTCACTGGGCCACTCGCTCATGACGCGCGTGGCCAACCTTCGGGCCTCCAGGGGCGACCATTCCGGCGCCGCGCTAGCCAGGGCGGTGGCGGCGAGGCTGGAGCGGGGGCTAGGGTTAGGGTTGTGGGGGATGATGTGGTCTACGGGGTGGGACTACTTCAGAAACTACGCTTGGGGGGAGATGAATTGGAGGGAGCTGAACGCTGCCGTTTCGGAAATGAAGGAGTTGCTGAGGTGGGTGACAGAGTTGACTCGGATGAATTCGGATGCGGAGAGAGCGGC is from Vitis riparia cultivar Riparia Gloire de Montpellier isolate 1030 chromosome 10, EGFV_Vit.rip_1.0, whole genome shotgun sequence and encodes:
- the LOC117923359 gene encoding uncharacterized protein LOC117923359; this encodes MAGNASSSLTLVFLIILIAAPTPSGSFFPSQYRTLVSLGHSLMTRVANLRASRGDHSGAALARAVAARLERGLGLGLWGMMWSTGWDYFRNYAWGEMNWRELNAAVSEMKELLRWVTELTRMNSDAERAAWVGRNYQSVLRVSNSMLGKLLQVFRQSGALREVVETVKKEVVEGGLLRDCLELGSNDLKGLMQVLNDLLSQLSSASASASGHTADL